The Paenibacillus sp. RUD330 genome has a segment encoding these proteins:
- a CDS encoding serine protease, producing the protein MKKRWIAALALAAMLAAGPYAATSTQAEQQAPLAADESYRLASDAVFYLRALSADGTVAAAGTGVLMSSGGTAATAYHVVKGAARLEAVLADGTVVSVKVGRYDERTDAAVLELPARKGGGNYPYVSLRSAKLEHGDAVYAIGFPLKNTPIVTQGIVSSPDAVVNGRSRVLIDAAIASGMSGGPLLDEQGRLAGIISGSLRTMEGIHLAAGMSDLAALLPDGFRQAG; encoded by the coding sequence ATGAAAAAAAGATGGATCGCCGCGCTGGCGCTGGCCGCCATGCTGGCGGCAGGCCCTTATGCGGCAACCAGCACCCAGGCGGAGCAGCAGGCTCCGCTCGCAGCCGACGAGAGCTACAGGCTCGCTTCGGATGCCGTCTTTTATTTGCGGGCGCTGAGCGCCGACGGCACGGTTGCCGCGGCCGGGACGGGCGTCCTGATGTCTTCCGGCGGAACTGCCGCCACGGCGTATCATGTCGTGAAGGGAGCGGCCCGGCTGGAGGCCGTGCTGGCGGACGGCACTGTCGTCTCCGTCAAGGTCGGCCGGTATGACGAGCGGACCGACGCGGCCGTGCTGGAGCTCCCCGCTCGCAAGGGAGGCGGCAACTATCCGTACGTCTCCCTGCGGTCGGCCAAGCTGGAGCATGGAGACGCTGTCTATGCGATCGGGTTCCCGCTCAAAAACACGCCGATCGTGACGCAAGGCATCGTCAGCAGCCCGGACGCGGTCGTCAACGGCCGCAGCCGCGTGCTCATCGACGCCGCCATCGCCAGCGGCATGTCGGGCGGTCCGCTGCTCGACGAGCAGGGGCGGCTGGCCGGCATCATCTCCGGATCGCTGCGCACGATGGAAGGCATCCATCTGGCGGCCGGCATGTCCGACCTGGCGGCGCTGCTGCCGGACGGCTTCCGGCAGGCAGGCTGA
- a CDS encoding AraC family transcriptional regulator: protein MDSFHAFESVVEYLESLMPGTEELDYRVIAGIAGCPAPLFQRIFIYVTGISIHDYLRMRRLTLAGHEIRSSQDKIIDIAMKYGFNSHAAFTRAFKDHHQASPTGIRKTGEKLNDYPRASFATFRMVGGKRIMAELKKIQYVEWGPRKIIGRKSMTSFQKAGEECWGAAFRDGLLDRFQEMEAWICSDIDPYVGLGHMSRFVGRDEFQYIIGKFVEPGAPVPDDMDAESIPAGTVAKVWVEGDTLNDIIESAYLICTEAIEKTGYSMDFEHFYWCDVYTYARYCAPLEQGQKLILDYYLPVVKAEG from the coding sequence ATGGACAGCTTTCATGCTTTCGAGTCTGTCGTTGAGTACCTTGAAAGTCTCATGCCCGGTACAGAGGAGCTTGATTATCGGGTCATCGCCGGCATCGCAGGCTGTCCCGCTCCCTTATTCCAGCGTATTTTCATCTACGTTACGGGAATCTCCATCCACGATTACCTGAGGATGCGGCGATTGACGCTGGCGGGACATGAGATCCGCAGCAGCCAGGACAAGATCATCGACATCGCGATGAAATACGGCTTCAATTCCCATGCCGCCTTTACGCGGGCGTTCAAAGACCATCACCAAGCATCGCCTACCGGGATCAGAAAGACCGGAGAAAAGCTGAACGACTACCCTCGCGCCTCCTTCGCAACCTTTCGGATGGTAGGAGGAAAACGAATCATGGCCGAGCTCAAAAAGATTCAATATGTGGAATGGGGACCTCGCAAAATAATCGGCAGGAAGAGCATGACCTCCTTTCAGAAAGCGGGGGAAGAGTGCTGGGGAGCCGCATTCCGGGATGGCCTGCTGGACCGCTTCCAGGAGATGGAGGCCTGGATCTGCAGCGATATCGACCCTTATGTCGGACTCGGCCACATGAGCCGTTTTGTCGGCAGAGATGAGTTCCAATATATCATCGGCAAGTTCGTGGAGCCCGGCGCGCCAGTGCCGGACGATATGGACGCGGAGAGCATCCCCGCAGGGACCGTCGCCAAGGTATGGGTCGAAGGCGATACCCTCAACGACATCATTGAGAGCGCCTACCTGATCTGCACGGAGGCGATCGAGAAGACCGGCTACAGCATGGATTTCGAGCACTTCTATTGGTGCGACGTCTATACCTATGCACGTTACTGCGCGCCGCTGGAGCAAGGACAGAAATTGATCCTCGATTATTATCTGCCTGTCGTCAAGGCCGAAGGTTGA
- a CDS encoding LysR family transcriptional regulator — protein MDIRQLTYFMEVARQGSFTKAAQRLHMTQPSLSKMVRLLEEELDVTLFDRSSKQIELTDAGESILRSAREVMASLERMASELDDVVQAKRGRLRLGIPPMIGGRLFPSILESFHSRYPQIRLELAEHGGKVIEAAVDSGELDAGLVILPVVSEDKFHMLPCIEEALQVVVHPGHWAAARPVLRMQELEHEAFILFKDEFTLRDLILGACRDAGFEPDVAFESTQWDFMTELVAARFGITLLPRGVAMTLDPARFSVIPVERPAIRWRLHMIWKKDRYLSFAAREWIAFMRKSLEDGS, from the coding sequence ATGGACATTCGCCAGTTGACTTACTTCATGGAGGTCGCGAGGCAAGGCAGCTTCACCAAGGCGGCCCAGCGGCTCCATATGACTCAGCCCAGCCTGTCCAAGATGGTGCGGCTGCTGGAGGAGGAGCTGGACGTCACCTTGTTCGACCGTTCCTCCAAACAGATCGAGCTGACCGATGCGGGCGAGAGCATTCTGCGCTCCGCTCGGGAGGTGATGGCCTCTCTGGAGCGGATGGCCTCCGAGCTGGACGATGTCGTCCAGGCCAAGAGGGGCAGGCTGCGTCTGGGCATTCCGCCGATGATCGGCGGGCGGCTGTTCCCCTCCATCCTGGAGAGCTTCCACAGCCGCTACCCGCAGATCCGCCTGGAGCTGGCGGAGCATGGGGGCAAGGTCATCGAGGCCGCTGTCGACAGCGGCGAGCTGGATGCGGGCCTCGTCATCCTGCCCGTCGTCAGCGAGGACAAGTTCCACATGCTGCCTTGCATCGAGGAGGCGCTGCAGGTCGTCGTCCATCCTGGACACTGGGCCGCCGCACGGCCGGTTCTCCGCATGCAGGAGCTGGAGCACGAGGCCTTCATCCTGTTCAAGGACGAATTCACGCTCCGCGATCTCATTCTCGGCGCCTGCCGGGATGCGGGATTCGAGCCCGATGTCGCGTTCGAGAGCACCCAGTGGGATTTCATGACGGAGCTGGTCGCGGCCCGCTTCGGCATCACCCTGCTGCCGCGCGGCGTGGCGATGACGCTGGACCCCGCGCGCTTCTCTGTCATTCCGGTGGAGCGGCCGGCCATCCGGTGGCGGCTCCATATGATCTGGAAGAAGGACCGGTACCTGTCCTTCGCCGCGCGAGAATGGATCGCATTCATGCGGAAGAGCCTGGAGGACGGCTCATGA